The Apodemus sylvaticus chromosome 18, mApoSyl1.1, whole genome shotgun sequence genome includes the window acagttcctcatcccattccttcttcccccagtctccaagaggatatccccaGGAATTTGAGCATAAGTGCCCCCTGGGCGTCTCCTGTTCCTGGCACATTAAGTCTGTGCcagattaggcacatcctttcccactgaggccagacaaggcagccctggaGACTGAGCTGCCTGTTTCCTGCATATGTGTCGGAGTCCTTGTTCCAgcctgtttactctttggttggtgactcagactctgagagctcctttctattttttctaaACCAATTTAAACCTTCCTGTTCCATTACTCCCCATTAATCTTTTACAGGTGAGTTTCCTATGTTGTCTCAAATATTTCCAGAATTCTCCATATTTGATGAATTCATAGATTCTAGGGACTACTGATGTAGCTCTAGTGGTGTGCGGAACATTGACCAGTGATAAATACCTTAAGGAAGCCAGTATGTGATGACCAAGTATCTCATACTTTGGAATACTTTTCAAGCTAGAAAATGTAAGAAGAGTAGAGGTCTATTTGTAGTATCATTTGTCAAAATGGAGGCCTAAAAGCATCATTTCAGGAAACCCACTTTCAAGGTGAGTGTTTGCATTACTGAATGGAGACCTTCAATATCTACCACAAAGAGACATGCCTCTCAGATCTCCTCTGGCTCAGATTTGAGGACATACTGCAGTTAGAAGGCGGAGATATGGGGGTAGATGTAAccacattttattaatatatgtattaaattctcaaaattaaaatgatttaaaaaaggaCTATTCAGAATTGCATagttgtttggaagaatgtaatatttatttatttatttatttttaatttttaatttttttttaatgacaattaTGTGGATGATAATAAGTCTCTGCTTAACAAACACCGGGATTTTCTGAAGGACCTCATTATTAGAAAAGATATCAAAGGTATAAACAGCGGCTTTaaagctttctgttttgtttatttatgtattagtttgtgtgtgtgtgtgtggggggggttacTATATGTATATGGGAAGCAGCAGAAGTCACAAAAGGTCATTGGATCCCTGGAGTCAGGATTAcaagtaatctctctctctctctctctctctctctctctctctctctctctctccctcacccctctctccctctctctctccctccctccctctctccctccctccctctctctctctctctttctctctgtgtatgtgcttgtgtgtatgcgtgtgtgtccATTGTTCATGTCTCTGAACATCTTCACATGGTATTGACTATAATGTATTTATAAGTGTCCaatgaaatacagatttttacTTGCTTTTGactaattttcaattttaagctTTCAATATAAATATCCAACTGTGGAAGGAATCCTAGAAATTcacttttcttatatttataaatattatttttttaaatagtgctaagctagggctggagagatgcctagGTGCTCATATTTGATAGTAGaatgtaatatttaaatagaaattcATGGTATAGAATTATTATATCTGGCTTATAGCAAGGAGTCATTTCTATTATCTAAGATATGGCAGTTGAGATTTCTTATCCCAATTTTTTACATATCATCAGTAGATATATTCACTCAGCTGCCACGTATTTTGAGATCTCCCTGTTAAATTAAAAGTACATATTCTATGGACAGTAGATTCTTATTTGCTACATGGCTGTGTAATCATCAGTAACCagcttttcttatttattgtttctatgagtGTGACAATTCCATATGTGAATGTCTTTcaatggttgtgtgtgtgtgtgtgtgtgtgtgtgtgtgtgatgtttggcagatatttttttatttgatatattctttatttacatttcaagtgattttccatttccttgatccccccctccccaaaaggctcataagccctcttccctccccctgttccccaatccaccccttcccacttccctgtcctggtattccctgatactgctgcactgtgcctttccaggactgggggctactctgtccttcttcttgggcatcatttgatatgtgcattgtgtcttgggtattccaagattctaggctaatatccatttatcagtgagtgcataccataagtgttcttttgagactgggttacctcacttaggatgatgttctccagttccatccatgtgtctaagaatttcatgaattcattgtttctaatggctgaatagtactccattgtgtatatatatcacgttttttgcatctactcttctgttgagggatacctgggttctttctagcttctggctattataaatagggctgctatgaacatagtggagcatgtatccttattacatgctggggaatcctctgggaatatgcccaggagtggtatagtggggtcctctggaagtatcattcccagttttctgaggaaccgccagactgacttctagagtggtagtaccagcttgcaaccccaccagcagtggaggagtgttcctctttctccacatcctcgccagcacttgtttcatcccatcatataataatgaaaacaccaaatgtactaaataaagaatattaaaagcagtaagggaaaaagggcaagtaacatataaaggtagacctatcagaattacaccagatttctcaccagagccTTATGAAAGTCataagacatctgcccaggttcttatggctatattcagcaaatctctcaattaccataaatggtgAAACCACGGTttttcataacaaaaacaaatttacacagtatctttccaaaaatccagcccttcaaaggataatgaatggaaaacaccaacaaagggagggaaactacacacaagaaaaagcaagaaagtaatctcctttcaacaaacccaaaagaagataaccacacaaacctaaaaattacatcaaaacagCAGGAatcagcaatcactattccttaatatctcttaacatcaatggactcaattctccaataaaaagacatagactaatagactggattagtaaacaagacccaatattttgctgcatacaggaaacgcacctcagtgtcaaagacaaacaatacctaagagtaaaaggctggaaaacagttctccaagcaaatggtcccaggaaacaagttggagtagccatctaatatcagataaaatagactttcaaccaaaagtcatcagaaaagatacagaaggccactttatactcatcaaaggaaaaatctaccatgaagaactctcaattttgaacatctatgccccaaatacaagggcacctgcattcataaagggaaccttactaaagcttaaagcatacattgcaccccacacaataattgtggggaacttaaacaccccactctcttcaatagacagatcagggaaacacaaactaaatggagtcacagtgaaattaacagaagttttggaccaaatggacttaatagatatctatagaacatttcatcctaaatcaaaaggatataccttcttctcagcacctcatggtaccttctccaaaattgaccatataattggtcacaaaacagacctcaacagatataagaaatctatcatgcctcctatcagatccctatggaataagggtcgtcttcaatagcaacaaaagcaacaaaaagcccacatacacatggaggcagaTTTTATTTAGATTAATATACTCCAGAACCATTTATCTGTTTGTCACTGGCACAAATATGTTATGTTTAACATTGGAATGGTATTCTGGTATACATGCATTCCAAATTTTCCTTGTTACTTATTCAATCAAGCTACATGGCGACCAATTACATGCTTTGAATATTATGAATTGTTATGATTTAGTGAATGAGTGAAGacatattttggtcatatttgctttcatttattttggatatGTATCTATTGGTTCAAGGCTACAGTAGCATAGAGCACAGAAGTTGTTTTGAAGAACATCCACATAATGTTATACAATAGTTGTGTTGATATTCCCTGCCAGGAACAGTGTGGAAATGatcatctatctatgcatcttCATTTACTATCATCAGTTTTTCTGATGTCTTTTTTAATGACAGTGGGGTAGAATCttatttggaaattttatttctCTAGTGATTAGTGATTCTGAGCATTGCTTCATTGACAACTGTCATTTCCATATCAGTTTATAAACAATTATGTCCAggtttttggtgttgttttaaTTGAGTTCCTTTCTGTGCTTCTCTGTTGTCTTATATCCTACTATAATTAGGATACTGCACACTTATTAGCTGTATGAACTACTCACATTTTGACTAGTTCCTGGTATTTGTCTTACtttgttgtcccctttcttgtgAAAGAGCTTTTTAGTTTGATTTATCCTCATTGGCTTATTTGTGCTATAAATGCATATTTTCCTTGAGTCATAGTAATAAAACTATCTTTCTGATCAATATTGCAGAGATTTTGTActatatttctttcttgttttatagtCTGAGTTTTCACATTGACATCTTCAATCCGTTATGTGCTGATTTTGTATATAATATGAGACAAGGGACTGAAAACAAAACCTAGGTTTTCATCCTGTGAGTGGCTGAGTTAAAGGCTAGATTGAATTGTTGGATCATAGTATGTCTATGATTACAATGAGGATATTAATTAGAAAACAATTAGATCCTAATACTGTCCTTCTgaacactgttttcatttttttgatttATAGAAACAAATTTGGATATAATGTGTGGAAATGAAGCTCTTATCTGTAAGTTTGGATCAAGTATGATCTAATAATATAGTTTTAGTTGATAGCTGATAGTTTTTTCCTTTACTGTTGTACCTCAGTGATATAGAAAGGACTCAAATTCTATGTGTAGTTATTAGGATGGCATCCAAAGCCCAGAGAATTTACTATTTAAAAAGTAGCAGTGTGTCTTTTCCCTTTCATGTTAGCACACAGACTTACTCTTATGTTTTGCTCACTGACAACTGGGAGCCTCCTATGTATAAAGACTTTTCATATTCATGCAAGAGACAAGTTAGTAGATTAAAGGTATAAAGCTATCAGTGTCTCTGAAGAGCGTCTTTTCATTGGGTGGGAATTGTGGCCAGTGGATTCAGAAACCCAAATACAATGATAGTGTATGGATCCAATTGTGGCAGGTACCTTGTGGCTACATGGAAACTACAAATATGAAGGAGGTTGCAGGGTAGATGTGATAGTTTGAGCTGAATAAGCTCTGACTGCACAAAATAATTTAGGTAGGAGTGGCTCCATGCCCCTGCTCCTGAGTTGACTTCCTTCTTTGATTAAGATGGTCCTCAAGCGTACATTTCTTGAAAAATCAAATGGAATCACATTTGCTTAAATTCTTGGCCATATTTTTTTTGAGCAGACATGGGTGTCTGGCCTGTTCTTCAATGCAGGTGCCCTGAAATCCCCACATTTTCTTAACACAATACAGATTTATAGAAGACTCATTTTAGTATGAAGAAGCTAGATCTCAGGGTGTTTGCCTTTATTAAAGCAATGGTTACGCACTGTTCACATAACTTCAGGCAAACCAACGACGTTTTTGGCAACAGCTGCCTTTTCCTTTATAACAGGTGTTAACTGTAATTAAAAACCATGGGCATTTCCGAATGTGACAGTTGTTTTTTCCTTGGAGACATTTTACTGTGTCAAGGCCAGCAACtgcaagaaaagaacagaaaatcctcagATTCTTGCTTTAGCTGCAGTGATGTTTAGCATTCTTGATGAACGCACAAGGTGTCGACACAAATTTTATTACTGAAAGAAAAGATTCCACAACCAATACGCTGGATGTCCAATAAAATATGAGCTGTCTTGAACTAACTTACCAGGGAGAATCCCACAGCTCAATAGCCACGTGGATTAGTGGTTATTACACTAGGAAGAACAAATGGAGGATACCTTCTTTTCTAAGCTCATTTTGCCCTGGTTTCCGTGCCACAGTCTACTAAATGCTGAGTTTGGAGATAAATACATTTTCTgccctttgttttttttgtgaaTATTGCAtcatatcagaaaataaataaatgaaggcaaTTGCTAAGCAGAGGAAGGTTAAACAGTGTAGAACAGTTTTAAACCAAGGAGAGACTCAGAACTCAGTTCATTCAATGTCTCTCTGATCTAACAGATGACAGATATGAAGTCCATTACTCTTCACAGAGCAGAAAGTTCACAAAGACAGAACTTGGACCCGGATGGATCCTCCCAGTCCCATTTTGATTCTCATCCTATCCAAGTACACTCCTAGCTGACCTCTGCATCCTGCTGCTCCATGATAGTTTCTGGTTTTCCTTTAGCAAATTGTGTTTATCACAAGACAGCAGTGACTATGGGCTTTACATTCAGTTACATTTTGAGTTCAAGACCTCCTTATGCAGCAATGACGGTTAATTTAAATCCTGATTTTGTGGACTGTGCCCTTGAGGTCTGATCCCTATTCACATGATTGGTGTAAACTATTCAAGAAATAGGGATTGTAACTCCCTTTTATTTACAAGGACATTGTGAGGCATTAGTCAAAATGAGAGCCCTTGTACTTCATTCAAGGTCTATGCTTCCTACACGCCACATTCCAAGACATGTGTCATCTGCCCCTAAGTTTCCTAATCTAAAACATCAAGTTCATATTCTTCATTAGCCAAGTGTATTGTGGTTCTGTGAAAGGTCATAAAGGAGTGGGTGTCCATCTCCTGATAGACATCTGGCCTCTTGTTGAGTTATGCCTTCCTGGGGGGAAGAAAGAATGTTTTCTACAAAGAATATTTTCTAGATGACCATGACAAGAAAGGTGTTAAAAATCTCTTTTACTAGCTCTTCGTTCTGGCCAGGCTCATTGACCGATACCTAGGACACAGGCTGAAGCCCTATTGCCAGTTGGCTTCAGGCGTTTGAGCTTTGGAATGCTGTCCTATTGATCGCTCCTCAGAACCACCACTAAATTTTCACCTGTTCTATGACACAATGTACTTAGCTCTGGTCAGGGGTTCAGGTCTTGATACTTACCTGGGTTGATGTGAAAGCAGGATAGAGAGAGGATCAGCAGCAGAAAGCAGATCTTCATGATTGCTGCACATGGAGCTGATTACAGTCAGGGCCAGTGCTGGAAAGCTTAGCTAAAGATGAACTCAGAGCACAGAGTGCTTCAGCAATAATAGAGGGGCGGGAATAAGCAACCTCAAAGTTGAGCTTTAAGGAGGGATGGCAATCTAGAGTGACTGTCCAATAGCTAAGCTCTACAGTGCTTATCTGAGGCATCTCAGATCCTGAGATCATTTTGTCACTGGTTCTTGGACCTAGATTTTGCTCCTATCTGGAACTGCTAAGTGCCACTTGTCTAGACAGGACTCATAAGTGCTCCATAGGAAACACACAATTTCTTTAAACTACGTTTACCACCAAGACTCTTAAATTTATCATAATTACACATCGGATGGATTCACTTCTAGTTTGTAGCCTGATTGTCTTCCAGTGCAGGACATGGATAGGAAGCAGAAGGATGTGTCTTCCCCAGACTTTCATGTTGTTATGATTTAATTggcatcatttaaaaatatatggtgGAAACATCAAATTGACCATGAAAAATGTCCATGTCTAGCAAGAATTTGCTACAAATGTGGCATTCTAAACTCTGGTCAGAGTCAACTAAAGGAAGGGTGGAAACCAGGAGTCTGGCTCCTCCCTGCCTTTCTTTCAGCCCTTGCTGCTATGGTTTCACTAATATAGAGCTGTCTATGTAGAGACAGCACCAGACAGTTATCACAGACATTTAAGTAactggaaaaatgaaaatgtcaaaatattaaatattaaaatatttatttttgattcccTTATACTCTTTACCAGCTGAGGTGGCAAGCCCTTGGTAATGCCCAATGTTATCCATCTATACAGGTAATTAAGACTTGTAATGCTGTTGGTCCCTGAGTGTAAATTCCCCGAGTGATTACAGAATCATACCTCACTATGGATCCAAAATGGCCACGCTCTGGTTTTGGTTCTTTTCTGTCTTGTATTGTAAAATACTTCACCCTTCTCTTAACTTTAGGTTGTGTGAGAAATTATGTGGTTTTTCTTAAGACTCTTTCCTACTCTCTCTTGGACTGATTCTCTTAGGAATCATTTCCTGCTCTCCTTCACTCCTGCTATCTGCAGATTAGCAGTAAGATCTGGAAAGTCAACTAGATTCAATGTCATCTGTGGGCAAGAGTGTTTCATAGCATGTCTGTGTCCTCCAGTGTCTCTCACAAGAGGAAGTGCAGTAGAGCCTGTATCTCTCAGTCAGGCCAAGGCTGATCCTCTGGTGTGGTTTGTCTTAGCCTACTCCTAGATTCTGCTGTTGTAGGATGAACTTTTTACAGACTGGCCTCATAACAGTCTGGTGTTTTATATTGGTGATTGTATTCAGAGTGGTAAAAGATCCTGACTCTTTACTTCTTTGATGTCTTTTCACTATGAAAAGTTTTAATAAAGATGGAATGCAGATAATGATGCTAAGTTATAGTCAGAGGTCCATACCACCCAATATCAAGTAACTGTGTACATCATAGTATACCTTCCTTTTGAAATAGCATATTAGTATGGTGATAGAATATTCATCAGTCTTTGAGAGAGGGGTGTTTGTAGGAAAAATAATTACAGTTTTGTTGTGTTGGGAAAATGTCCTGATCTTGCATTTATATGATGAGTATGTTGCTGACATGCAGTGTTTCCTCTTCTTGTAGCTGTGACAACTCAGGGAAAGATGAGAATATTTTAGCTTATAGTTTAAGAGACACAGTCTGTGACAGCACAGATGGTGTGAAGGAAGGAACATGCAACCACATTGAATCCACAGTCAAGAAACACAGAAGGGACCAGGGAAAGGCTCTGTTGGGGAGAATGATTGTTGTGTAAGTACAAAGACCTGGGTTTGTACCTTCAGCACCCACTTGAAATCTGTATATGGACTTACTTGCCTTGCTTGTGACCCCACTTCTAGGAGGGGTAGGGCTGTATGACAAAAATAGGATTACTGGGACTTGCTGGCTAGAAGCTTCACCCTAAAAGACAataaacatgcaaacaaacattGACCTCCAAGTTCAGTCAGAGATTCTGGCGGAAAAGCAGAGTGTGATAGAGTAGGGGAGTTATCATTCTTCCCTGGGATCTGTGACTTAACATAGGTGCTCAAACatgctacacacatacatacatttcaacacagacacacaacaggcAGGAAAATGGTTATGTTATTAGATTTCAAGTCCTACTTCTAGCAACATCCCTTCTCCGGTGAGCCTTTCCTCATGATTAACTGAGAACCCCCTTACCCTATAGGCTACTAGACATACTGTGATACAAAATGTAGTCATTCCAGCTTCAAACCTTTTAATACTGATACGGATACTGCCCAAAAGTCCAACATGCATGTTTCTtttgagactcaaggcaatctgTAGTATACAAGTCCctgtaaaataatgaaaacaagtgACATCATCACAAAGTTCAGTGATACTGGATAAATGTTTTCTCTGTAAAAGAGAGGAATAGGAATGGGTGCACAACAGGAAGAATGTGctgaagaaggaaaaatactTCAGCTTAATTGAATAAACTTCAAAACTAATGGGGACCTGCGGATAGGAAAATGAATCATTGCCACAACAGGTGAATAGGCTGAAAATCAGAGAGATACCAAGTAAGAACAGACGTTAATGATTTTTCTTAGACATGTATCAtagtaagaaaaatatattttagtatagAATATACATTACTATAATTTTATCTGCCATATGAGCATACAACTTGTATTCTTATGGATTTCATCTTATTAGTTATCTACTATAGAAGTGAACAGTGGACACATGACATTGTCTCAAGGTGACAAAAGAACAGGAATGAATCGgtgttctgtaaggcaaaggacaccatcaagaggacaaatcggcaaccaacaaat containing:
- the LOC127668899 gene encoding beta-defensin 40-like, which translates into the protein MKICFLLLILSLSCFHINPVAGLDTVKCLQGKNNCHIRKCPWFLITVNTCYKGKGSCCQKRRWFA